The nucleotide sequence GCGCATCCGGTTGCATCGGCCACTCACGGCGCGAACGATGCACCCGGCGGCTCCGAGCAGCGGCGCCGCTTTGCGCTGGCGCTCGCCGGATACGGCTGCTTCGGCATCGGCTATATCGGCTACATGACGTTCATCGTCGCGTTGCTGCGCAATGCCGGCATGAGTCCCGCGGTGGTGACCGGCTTCTACGTTTTGCTGGGCGTGGCGACCGTGGTGTCGGCGCGCATGTGGTCCGGACTGCTCGATCGCATGCGCGGCGGCCAGGCCCTCGCGATCCTCAATGCGCTGCTCGCAGCCGCGACGCTCGTCCCGGCGATGATCGCGCATCCGTTCGCGGCGTTTTTGTCGGGCGCGGTGTTCGGGGCGACGTTCCTGTCCGCGGTGGCATCGACGACGGCGTTCGTGCGGCACAACCTGCCGGCGCGACAGTGGCCGAGGGGAATCAACGCATTCACCATCGTGTTCGCGTTGGGGCAGATCGTCGGGCCGGTTGTTATCGGCCGCGTGTCGGACAGCGCGGGGCTCACGCGCGGGCTCGTGTATTCCGCGCTGGTGCTGCTCGCCGGGGCGTTGCTGGCGGCTTGCCAGAAGCCGTTGAAGGACGCGGCCTGAGGTCCAGGCGCAGTGTGAGCGTGCGGTCGGCTCAGACGCGACTGCCCGGGCGCGTCTTCTTCATTTTCACGAAGACGTGCGAGCAGAAAGCATCCGCGACCACACGATTGACCGTGAGGATGTTGTCGGCACTCAGCGTCTCGCGCGACAGCCCCTGTTTCTCGATGAGCCGTTGCGGAATCAGCTGGCTCACGAACGAATGGCAAAGATCGCGTCGCAATTGCGCTTCGGCCGCTTCGAACAGCTGACGTCCGGCCTTGATCTCCTCGCTCATCTTGGCCTTGGCCGTGTCGTTCTGCGCCTGAATGGTGGCTTCGAGCTGCGCCTGAGCGACATCGCGGCTGCGGCGGTCGCGGCGATCCTCGTCGAGCAGCCTGGCCTTGATATCGGCCATCTTGCGGTCGGCGTCGCCGATTCGGTAATTGCCTTCCAGCGCCTTGAACAGATAACCGCGCGGACTGACGGTCACCTTGCCTTCGTTGAGCTTGAAGCGCGTGTATTCGATCGCCTGCTCCAGACGCTCGTCCGTCCACTCGTCGCGGCGCTTGGCGAGGCGCTCGAAGTCGGGGGTATCGAAGGCGAATTCATTGTGCAGCAGCAGATACATCGAGTCCTGAATACCGGCGCGCGCGGCATCGGCGC is from Caballeronia insecticola and encodes:
- a CDS encoding YbfB/YjiJ family MFS transporter, coding for MLAMALSLGSAIALGLARFSYALLLPPMRVDLAWNFAQAGAMNTANAFGYLLGALAFSRLSMRFASRTLFIAGCVTTAVLMAASGAVIDTDALLALRVATGIGSALVFVSGGVLAARLASASPRDAGLVIGLYYGGTGWGIVMSSIIVPFAVLPVVHGWRFAWVALAIACAGCSVVAMRAARRIEAAHPVASATHGANDAPGGSEQRRRFALALAGYGCFGIGYIGYMTFIVALLRNAGMSPAVVTGFYVLLGVATVVSARMWSGLLDRMRGGQALAILNALLAAATLVPAMIAHPFAAFLSGAVFGATFLSAVASTTAFVRHNLPARQWPRGINAFTIVFALGQIVGPVVIGRVSDSAGLTRGLVYSALVLLAGALLAACQKPLKDAA